Proteins encoded together in one Xenopus laevis strain J_2021 chromosome 6L, Xenopus_laevis_v10.1, whole genome shotgun sequence window:
- the zadh2.L gene encoding zinc binding alcohol dehydrogenase domain containing 2 L homeolog isoform X1: MNSVRIGAGSLVRLGYRARARPVALFSCSGARPIVDMSYSHHFVDFHGSNIPSSMKKLVVTQLSPNFRQAVTLIPNAPVPVPGDGELLVRNRFVGINASDINYSSGRYDISVKPPFDAGFEGIGEVVALGLSASKTYTVGQTVAYVKGGSFAEYTVVPAKTAVPVPSVKPEFLTLLISGTTAYISLKEMGQLSEGKKVLVTAAAGGTGQFAVQLAKKAKCYVIGTCSSDEKAGFLKSIGCDFPINYKTENIGSVLKSKFPDGLDVVYESVGGEMFDLSVNRLATKGRLIIIGFISGYQTSQGLLPVKAGALPAVLLKKSASIHGFFLNHYLSEYKEAIVSLFKLYQNGELVCEVDYGDQSPEGRFTGLESIFRAVDYMYTGKNIGKIVVELPHPVNSKL; encoded by the exons atgAACTCTGTGCGGATCGGGGCAGGCTCGCTAGTGCGCCTTGGGTACAGAGCAAGAGCGAGGCCCGTGGCGCTGTTTTCTTGCTCTGGGGCTCGGCCTATCGTGGACATGTCCTACTCACACCACTTTGTGGATTTCCACGGCTCTAACATCCCCAGCTCCATGAAAAAGCTGGTTGTGACCCAGCTCAGCCCCAACTTCAGGCAGGCTGTTACTCTCATTCCCAACGCCCCGGTGCCAGTGCCAGGGGACGGAGAACTCCTCGTCAGGAACCG ctttGTAGGAATCAATGCATCGGATATAAACTACTCCTCTGGGCGATATGACATTTCAGTAAAGCCTCCATTTGATGCTGGATTTGAAGGCATTGGGGAAGTTGTAGCTTTGGGCCTCAGTGCTAGTAAAACATACACTGTAGGCCAAACAGTAGCCTATGTTAAAGGTGGCTCATTTGCCGAATATACTGTTGTACCTGCTAAAACTGCAGTCCCAGTACCCTCCGTAAAACCAGAATTCTTAACCCTGCTTATCAGTGGTACAACAGCTTACATCAGTCTCAAGGAGATGGGACAGTTATCTGAAGGAAAAAAGGTTTTGGTGACAGCAGCAGCCGGTGGCACAGGTCAGTTTGCTGTGCAACTTGCAAAGAAAGCTAAATGCTATGTGATTGGGACTTGTTCTTCAGATGAAAAGGCTGGTTTTCTCAAATCCATTGGCTGTGATTTTCCAATCAattataaaactgaaaatattggTTCAGTACTGAAAAGTAAGTTTCCTGATGGTTTAGATGTTGTGTATGAATCTGTTGGTGGAGAAATGTTTGACCTATCAGTCAACCGTTTGGCTACAAAAGGTCGCCTTATAATCATCGGCTTTATTTCTGGCTACCAGACATCTCAAGGTCTTTTGCCTGTTAAAGCAGGAGCACTACCTGcagtcttactgaaaaagtctgcCAGCATCCATGGATTTTTCCTGAACCATTACTTATCTGAATACAAAGAAGCAATCGTGTCTCTGTTCAAACTGTATCAAAATGGGGAACTGGTTTGCGAAGTGGACTATGGAGATCAGTCACCGGAAGGCAGGTTCACCGGTCTGGAATCTATATTCCGTGCTGTAGATTATATGTATACAGGGAAAAACATAGGAAAAATTGTAGTGGAATTACCTCACCCTGTCAACAGCAAGctgtaa
- the zadh2.L gene encoding zinc binding alcohol dehydrogenase domain containing 2 L homeolog, producing MSYSHHFVDFHGSNIPSSMKKLVVTQLSPNFRQAVTLIPNAPVPVPGDGELLVRNRFVGINASDINYSSGRYDISVKPPFDAGFEGIGEVVALGLSASKTYTVGQTVAYVKGGSFAEYTVVPAKTAVPVPSVKPEFLTLLISGTTAYISLKEMGQLSEGKKVLVTAAAGGTGQFAVQLAKKAKCYVIGTCSSDEKAGFLKSIGCDFPINYKTENIGSVLKSKFPDGLDVVYESVGGEMFDLSVNRLATKGRLIIIGFISGYQTSQGLLPVKAGALPAVLLKKSASIPV from the exons ATGTCCTACTCACACCACTTTGTGGATTTCCACGGCTCTAACATCCCCAGCTCCATGAAAAAGCTGGTTGTGACCCAGCTCAGCCCCAACTTCAGGCAGGCTGTTACTCTCATTCCCAACGCCCCGGTGCCAGTGCCAGGGGACGGAGAACTCCTCGTCAGGAACCG ctttGTAGGAATCAATGCATCGGATATAAACTACTCCTCTGGGCGATATGACATTTCAGTAAAGCCTCCATTTGATGCTGGATTTGAAGGCATTGGGGAAGTTGTAGCTTTGGGCCTCAGTGCTAGTAAAACATACACTGTAGGCCAAACAGTAGCCTATGTTAAAGGTGGCTCATTTGCCGAATATACTGTTGTACCTGCTAAAACTGCAGTCCCAGTACCCTCCGTAAAACCAGAATTCTTAACCCTGCTTATCAGTGGTACAACAGCTTACATCAGTCTCAAGGAGATGGGACAGTTATCTGAAGGAAAAAAGGTTTTGGTGACAGCAGCAGCCGGTGGCACAGGTCAGTTTGCTGTGCAACTTGCAAAGAAAGCTAAATGCTATGTGATTGGGACTTGTTCTTCAGATGAAAAGGCTGGTTTTCTCAAATCCATTGGCTGTGATTTTCCAATCAattataaaactgaaaatattggTTCAGTACTGAAAAGTAAGTTTCCTGATGGTTTAGATGTTGTGTATGAATCTGTTGGTGGAGAAATGTTTGACCTATCAGTCAACCGTTTGGCTACAAAAGGTCGCCTTATAATCATCGGCTTTATTTCTGGCTACCAGACATCTCAAGGTCTTTTGCCTGTTAAAGCAGGAGCACTACCTGcagtcttactgaaaaagtctgcCA gcatccctgtttGA